The window TTGTAGGCGATTACTATGTAAAATTCAACGATGCCTATAAAGCTGAAGTGAATGAGCTGATTGCCAAGGGCATGGATAAAGACACGGCAGAACGTGAAGCCCCCATCATGAAAGCCACACAACAGATGTTAGTTGACTGGGAAGCGGGCAAACCCGAAGTGATGGAACTTTGGCAAACAATGAATGGCTGGGTGTATGATGGCTTCAATGCTACGTATGCGCGCATCGGCAGCAACTTTGACAAAACCTATTACGAGAGCAATACTTATTTATTAGGCAAAGACCTAGTTGAAAAAGGTTTGTCGAAAAATGTCTTTTACCAAAAAGAAGATGGCTCAGTTTGGATTGATTTAACAGCAGATGGGCTCGATGAAAAACTGGTGCGTAGAAAAGATGGCACATCGGTATACATCACACAGGATATTGGTTTGGCCGAGCAGAAAACTGCAGAGTTTGGTTGCGACCAAAGCATTTATGTGGTGGGTGATGAACAGAATTATCATTTCAAAGTATTGAAACTAATCTGCCAGAAACTGGGATTGCCTTCGGCTGATGGTATCTACCATTTGAGTTATGGCATGGTGGAATTACCAACCGGTAAAATGAAGAGCCGCGAAGGCACAGTCGTAGATGCAGATGATCTGGTGGATGAAATGGTGAATATCGCCCGCCAGAAAACAGAAGAGTTGGGCAAAGTGAAAGATTTTACTGATGCTGAACTCACAGAACTCTATGACACCATTGGTTTGGGCGCGTTGAAATTTTTCTTATTGCGAGTGGATCCGAAGAAGAAAATGATTTTCAATCCGGAAGAGAGTATCGATTTCCATGGCTTCACCGGACCGTTTATTCAATACACCCATGCGCGTATCAGAAGTATTCTACGCAAAGCAGCTGCAGCTGATTTTGCAGCAAGTGTCAGCACCGACTTACTGCCTTTAGAAAAAGCACTGGCTGTAGCATTGGAGCAATTCCCTGTGGTATTGGAAACAGCCGCCAATACACATGACCCATCACAGTTGGCGATTTATGTTTTCAATATTGCGAAAACCTTCAATAGCTTTTATACTGAACATTCTATTGCTAACGCGGAAAATGCGGAGAAGAAAGCACTGCGTTTGCAACTATCGCAACTCACTGCAACCGTCTTGAAAACAGGCATGCAGGCATTGGGTATTGCGGTTCCTGAAAGAATGTAACCACACAATAAAAAGCCCCGCATGCGGGGCTTTTTATATTACTACTGATTGATTTAATTTTTCACCATTTGCGCTTTAATCACAAATGCTTCTGCATATCGCTCTAATGCTCTCTTGGCGGCTGCTTTATACTTCTCTCTTGTTGTAGCAATTACCACCGGCTCGCTTTCTAATTTTTTCACCAAGCCTATCCGGAAAAACTCGTTGCGTTTTTCTGCTCTGGAAGGATCTTTAGCCAACTCTGTAGCAAAATCCATTTCAGCCGCGATACCCATTTTCACATTTACGTTTTCCATCTGCACTTTATCATTGTGCAATAGGCTGAATCGAAGTGTTTCGTAAAAATCACTCACACGCATGTAGGCGGTTACAGCAGTTTCTGATTTCATTACAGTGGTATTGTTGGAAGACGAATTTGCAGACTTATATGCATTACCTGTTTGGATATTCAAGTCCACATCTATATAAGCAAAATCAACCGTAACATTAATAAAGCCAAGTGCTGCACCCAACTGATCACTCATCCTGCTAACGCTTTTACTTTTCAGAAAAGCAAACCCGTTCTTACCATTAAATAATTGCTTTCCGCCATAAGCCTGATAAGCTACCCAAGTATTGCCCTTACTTTTTTCTTCCTCATTATCGCTTTTATCACTGTCGGCATCTTTGTAATAATCAGTTCCTGTAACAGCAGTCCAGGCAACTGTATCAATACCAGCATCCTTCAGCTTTTTTTGGAAATAGCTGTAGAAATGATCTACTACTTCCTGATAATCTGCTGCTGTAAGTTCACCATCGGTCGTTTCCAGATATGCTGTTACAGAAGCTTGTGCAGCTTTGCCGGGTGTTTTACCGAAAAAGCCTGCTTTCTTCTCTACTTTCTGTACCGATTTGGTGGTTACTTGCTTAAAATTCACCGACACTTCGGCTAATGCCAATTTTTCCATTTTGGGCATCACTTTGGCTTTACCAAAAGTGCCACCAACGACAATATCCAATGACTCACCTAGTTTCTTTTGTGCATCTGTGAACTGAGCCTGTGTTGAACAGACAATCATGGCTCCAATCATTGTAGTAAAAATCGTACGCATGTGCTTTGGTTTGATGTTATATGCTGTAAAACTCAAACCTTCTTGCGCTCAGGTCAATAATACATATGTAGTATTAGATCCACTTATTCTTATAGGCAATTTGAACGGCCTGGGCTTTTGAATTGATGTGCAGTTTCTCATAAATCTTGCGAATATGCACCCTTACAGTATTAGGACTAATAAACAGCTTCGCCGCAATGGCTTTGTAATCATGGCCTTCCACCATCTGGCGGATGATATCCAT is drawn from Chitinophagales bacterium and contains these coding sequences:
- a CDS encoding arginine--tRNA ligase, whose amino-acid sequence is MRITAQIRHLTSKAIQELYQVSIDEHAVLVNETKPEFEGDYTVVLFAFVKQLKQSPEALGDALGKQMVANSPNLFKSYNVIKGFLNLVVDDAYWLQVIKDQYANPAYGRKPANGQKVMVEYSSPNTNKPLHLGHLRNNFLGWSIASILELNGYEVVKTCIVNDRGVHICKSMIAWQLFGNGATPASTGIKGDHFVGDYYVKFNDAYKAEVNELIAKGMDKDTAEREAPIMKATQQMLVDWEAGKPEVMELWQTMNGWVYDGFNATYARIGSNFDKTYYESNTYLLGKDLVEKGLSKNVFYQKEDGSVWIDLTADGLDEKLVRRKDGTSVYITQDIGLAEQKTAEFGCDQSIYVVGDEQNYHFKVLKLICQKLGLPSADGIYHLSYGMVELPTGKMKSREGTVVDADDLVDEMVNIARQKTEELGKVKDFTDAELTELYDTIGLGALKFFLLRVDPKKKMIFNPEESIDFHGFTGPFIQYTHARIRSILRKAAAADFAASVSTDLLPLEKALAVALEQFPVVLETAANTHDPSQLAIYVFNIAKTFNSFYTEHSIANAENAEKKALRLQLSQLTATVLKTGMQALGIAVPERM